The sequence below is a genomic window from Hemitrygon akajei chromosome 2, sHemAka1.3, whole genome shotgun sequence.
aggaggtagtgacagggACAATGATAACATTTAATAGATATATTgacagtacatggataggaaaggtttagtgcAGGGGTTCACAATCATTTTAATGCCAtagacctcaggttgggaacccctggtttccAGGAATCAGGCCAAATACAGACCAATGCCCAGAACAGCATCTTGGTTAGTATGAATAAGtcgggatgaagggcctgttcccctgctgtaCATCTCAAATTCAAACAAAACAGAATCAATCTGTCCGTCTCCATAAGTCATTTGGAAAACTAGGACATCAGTCCCCTCAATGAGGACAGCAAGGTCCCCGagcctatttctttggcaagAACTCCCCACCCTGCACTGCATTCACAGATAAAGCAGATGCTGCACACGTGTTCAAGGCCACAAGAAAACACCTCATTAGAACCAACACAAATGCAACACGGATAGAAAAATCAAAAGTCTGCAGTATTTTCAGCACAAAATCAAAATACTTATCATTCACTGAGTCGATCTCTGCAATGTCAAAAAGGTGTCACTGATCTGAAAATTTTTCTCATAGCTCCCCATCCCTATTCCCTCTCCCTTCGTCTCTATCTTCTCTAAATGTCAGCAATAACACCGGTGGTGATCTAGCATCAGATAAAACTCTCCCATTGCACAAAGAAAATTCTCCTTTTTATACCATTTAAGATTCCATCAAAGCATATCATCACCCCAATATTTGTCCGTAGCTTGGTGGTTCCAACTAAACCCTGTAATCTATAATGACCTTCAGCCCAGACACAGAATTTAAGAAGGTCGTCCTGTTCAGAACAAGTGAGACCAGACCTTTGGAGTTGGTTTGTATGTGAAGTCAAGAAGGGAAATGGAAATCAGGAGTTGAATGTTTTCCACACTGTGACGAATAATGTCCAGTCCTGTGATGATTCCTGCAGACACATCTTTGTCATCACCACAGCATCAGTCTCCTCACAGCAGATTATCTCTACATCCCGTGTTTCATACCATTAACTGATTTAATAGTTGCTATAAATTTACCTTTCACCACCGTTTTAACACCTCTGACTATCTTTAGTGCTTGAGCTAAACAAAACATGCTTTTGGAGAAACACCGCAGCATccctggagagaaatggacaatgGACATTCCAGTTTTAGATCCGTCACCTGGACTGTCTCAACCCGGAATACCTTCTGTCCATttttctccacaaatgctgtctgaccctctgagttcctcagCAGCTCTATTTTCCGTCCAGATTCCTGCATCTAcagtctctgtgtctctctcttcaTGAGAACATAAGGAatcggagcaggagtcggccaccgagcccatcaagtctgccccgccattcaataagatcatggctaatctgtccataaactcagctccatctacctgcctttcccccataacccttaattcccctaagatgtaaaaatctatctaactgtatcgtaaatatatttagtgaggaagcctcaactgcttccctgggcagagaattccacagattcaccactctctgggaaaaatagtttctcctcatctctgtcctaaatctcccTTCTCTCAAATTCAATTCTTCTAGCAATGAAGGGCTACATTCCCTTtcccttcttaataacctgctgtatctgcaagccaactttttgtgatttatTAACAAGCacgcccaagtccttctgcaaaagAGCATGCAGCAATCTTTCACCACTTAAATAATAACCTACATTTCTATTGTTCCTTCCTAAGTGGATGCTCTCATACttaccttggcccactcacttaacctatctataaccctctgcagactctccacatcctttgtacagcgttatttgattctgcgcttcacgctccctgaagtacaactcaaagtaaatataacaaaaatttaaattataaatcataattagaaaatagaaaggggaaagtaaggtagtgcaagtcaggtccggatatctggaaggtacggcccagatccgggtcaggatccgttcagctgTCTTAACACAGTTGGAAAGaggctgttcccaaatctggctgtacgaatcttcaagctcctgaaccttctcccggagggaagagggacaaaaaatgTGTAgactgggtgggtcgtgtccttgattatcctggcagcactgctccgacagcgtgcagtATAAAGTGAGTCCAGGGATggaagcacaaaatgctggcagaactcagcaggccagacagcatctatgggaggaggtagtgatgacgcttcaggccgaaatccttcatcagtaGTGAAGTAACTTGGGATGGTTGACGGGAGATAAGAAGATGttttctggcctgctgagttctgccagcattctgtgtttttatttatttccagcatctgcagattcactcgtgttgtccagggatggaagattggtttgtgtgatgggctgggctatgttcactgtCTTCTGCAGCtgcttccggtcttggacagaacAACTTCCATactaggttgtgatgcaccctagacgaatgctttctacagtgcatctatataaattagtgagggttttaggggacagccaaatttcttcagctttctcaggaagtaaatgcgctggtgggccttcttggcagtggactctgcttggttaggccaagtcaggtcatttgtgatattcaccccgaggaacttaaagcttttgacctgttctacctgtgcaccaccgatgtagatggggttgtgcggtccgctactccttctgaagtcaacaaccatttccttcatcttgctgacattgagggataggttatcgTCTTTgcatcatgccaccaggttcttaatttcctctctgtactcagactcatcattacccaagatacggcctacaattgtggtgtcatcagcaaacttatatctTGAGaacgatggaaacttggctacacaatcatgggtgtacagtgagtacagcagggggctgagtgcacagctttgtggggcactggtgctcagagtgattgtagaggagagcttgtcccctatttttacagcctgggtcctgtctgtgaggaagttgaagatccagctgcagatctgagtgctaagacccaggttccggagcttaggaatcagtttatttggaatgatggtccATCTgtccgtattacctgatacccttggatactTAATTCCCAGAAATCTCCAacttgcaaccaggtttctgtaatggtcACTGAAACATATTTTCAGGACTTGCCCCTTCAGTTCTACCATAGACTGAACCaagctcttctctccggctttaTCTATGTTAGACTTGTTTAATGTGTTTCTGATCGCTGCTGTGGAAATGAACACGATTCCTGCTTCACTGAAAAGGAACATTCATTCCCCAGACTGCAGCGCCCCTAGAGGACACGCGCGGTACTGCAGGagttcagcagctccccgaaagtgaaaggatcctgaaccaggaagtaccgggagttaacatggcttcgaaaggacaggtcgagagttggaccgaggaggcaatttgtcccatctgcctggatttcttcaccgacccggttatactggagtgtggacacaacttctgccgctcctgcatcacacggtgttgggaaagggaggagagaaactcctgcccggaatgtagagaggagtttgcagaCCGCAGCCTCAGGgtcaatcgggccttagcaaatctgtctGAGAAAGCTCGAAAACTAAACCTGAATCCCAAAGGGAAGGAAAATAAACTTCACTGCGTGAAACATGGGGAAGacctgaagctgttttgtgagacGGACGAGACACTGATCTGCCTGATCTGTGCGACTGCGCGGGAACACAAGTCTCACAACTTCATGCCGGTTAACGAAGCCActgaaatctacaaggtaaaactaaccaGGTTTTGATCAGCTGTTTACTTAGTTGCATATTTTGGTCTAATGTCTTTACTCTCTGATTCCCAGGGTCCGgttaaatcttccttagactctctcactaaaaagaaatcagacttcgaGGAAATGGAGcaacaacagaaagagaagatttctggagttcgggtgaggcttcctgagcagaATTTACAAATTCGCTGTGTAGTTTTGTtccctttaatgcagaatagcagagtatcgcagcCCCAGTAGCCTGGGATCGATCCTGACACCTGgagctgtctgcgtggagtttgcatgttctccccgtaaccagtACCTTCCTTTAGCCGACATTGCATGGTTGAACGGTAAATTGGCGACTGTCATTAACCTTGTGACGTTGGGTGGTCTGTGAATCAGGTCGGAGTTAGTGGGTCAGGGACGAAGGATATGTTTCAGGGAGACGTGGGGGAATGTGATGGAGGGGATTGTTCTGAGAAGCAGCATAAactttaatgggctgaatggttaccTTCCATGTCAGAATGAAATACAAAAAATAGCCTCAAATAGTAAACTAGCCTCTCCTTTCAtttgacaggaacagtcacacagccttcagtcccagatcacatcccagtttgctgaactgcgccgggttctcactgagaaagagcagcgtgcactccgagatctcagggaagaagaggagaggattctgaatccaatggagaaaaatcttcgtgagattcaagagaatttaaattccatccaggaggaaatctcaaagttacaggaacagatggatcaacaaGACAGTGTGATATTCCTGATGGTGAGAGATTTCAGTTTGGTTCTGTAAAAGTGCCCAGACACAAAATGATGTATTTTATCACAAATACTGTTGTTGGAAACTGATTTCCACCATGTGGACATCCTGACTGTTCAGAATTGTCATTGTCCCAAACCAGCCTCCCACAACATCTGTACATCacagaacagtctgcaaccttcTCAGGAATGAGTTACTCTGATCAGAGCACTGAGCTGGGGATCATTTCTGTGATTCCCACGTTTAATATCCCCTGAGACTCAGAGTAACACCTGGttacagtcacaggctgtgagtgtggtTCTGATATTCTCTTCACCACATTTCCTGTGGGATTTATTAACAACAAATGATGTTTTGTCTTTGACTTTTGGTCTGACACAAGGAGAAATATTTTCTCCATTCCACCCCATCAAATCCATTTGGAatgttaaattcctccatccaATCCTCCCTGACATCATATCCAGATAAAAATACAcaacctgtccagtctctcctgtaagTTCTATCCTCTCAGTTATGGTATAAATTTCATAAACATTCCTTGTACTTTCTCCCGTGGTTCAGTCTCCCTCTTTCTCCGTGTGTGGAAGTGGGAATGAGTTTAGTGAGAATATTCAGCCGTTTGTAATAACTTGACTCAGATTCCTGCTGTCAGGATGCCAATGGTCATCTCAGCCAATTGAaatctgtgttttatttatttcaggaggaagctcgtcggaaaaGGAGGTAGGAGATGGTCTTGACTGAAactctgtatggatttgtaaaacaGTTCAAATATCACTGATGTTCAGTTTATAACCAGATgtataatatttacaggattagtgAGGAAGAACGGACCTTGTCAGTGACAGACGGTGCCCTACTGGTTGAAAAATTCTATCGCCCCTATTTGTTCGACATAGCATTGGGTGAACTGTTGGACAGTATTAAGCGAGGTAAAACATACAAATCCATTCTGGCACCAACCCCACCtgctgggaggcatcactgtcacatggtcagctggagatgttagACCCTCGAACACACCAAACCAGGGACAATATACAAACAATTCACTGGTCTGTTAGGTGAATCATTGCATCCTGTTCCCATTTGCACTGGACAAACAAGCCAGTGCATGAGTTTGAATCCTGACATGGTAGTTCTGGAATTAATACTCCATTAATGACATTAAAGGGGATAAAATCTGGTATCactgtggtgacagggattgtcagaaAAATACACCAGTCCTTCGGGCCACTCACCCTGTCTGACCTGTCCGTGACCGCAGTCTGATTGACTCAGCTCTGCCCCCTGCTGGACTCGCCAGTCTCACTGTTGTGATCAAACCACCACATTGAAGCATCGTCAGACTGAACCCGGACACACCAATCAGCATTGATCTCGGTGAACGACGGGAGAAGCCCACACAGCATAACTGGTCTGGCaaatctccctcacacacatacacaggaaggttTAGCAGACTGTAGTCAGAGCCTCAACATTGCACATTGTTAgtcccctcagtaacctggaaactattctcttcagacacagtgaatggttTCTATTTGAACAATTCACACACGTGtcacacattgtcaacacacactggacatgtgaagacacactgtaacatacaaatagTTCAATATACACTCTCACCTTCATTGTGTACACACACTCGCTGCTTGATCCGCTGAGATCCTGCAGAATTTTCTGTGTGTTGATCGGGAAAAATCTACTCTACATGTCGAGGGAAAATCCTGTGAAAATGCTGGTTGTTCGTCCGCTATGGTTGAGAAAAACGCCTGAAAATATTTCGGTCGGCCACCCGACTGtgcctgaggcccagcggcctcccccccccccccccccccatccccgtggccgcgctgcccgagtcttcccccgatccccggggccgcgctgcccgagtctcccccggtcccggggactctctaattctctgcttctccccccagtctctgtcaccctggatgtggaaacggcgcatccgaagctcgaggtgtctgaggatcggaagagtgtgagatggaccgg
It includes:
- the LOC140722263 gene encoding E3 ubiquitin-protein ligase TRIM39-like — translated: MASKGQVESWTEEAICPICLDFFTDPVILECGHNFCRSCITRCWEREERNSCPECREEFADRSLRVNRALANLSEKARKLNLNPKGKENKLHCVKHGEDLKLFCETDETLICLICATAREHKSHNFMPVNEATEIYKGPVKSSLDSLTKKKSDFEEMEQQQKEKISGVREQSHSLQSQITSQFAELRRVLTEKEQRALRDLREEEERILNPMEKNLREIQENLNSIQEEISKLQEQMDQQDSVIFLMEEARRKRRISEEERTLSVTDGALLVEKFYRPYLFDIALGELLDSIKRVSVTLDVETAHPKLEVSEDRKSVRWTGTRRDLPDTGKRFTDRGCVLGSEGFTSGRHYWEVEVTGNRRWGLGVAAESVERKGEFFVSPGLGFWTFWRLNDEMKAYTSPLSRLSAGPIPGRVGVSLSYESGTVSFYNAETKSHLHTFTGNKFTEKLYPFFWTGNVNEWLTSAPDVLA